A region from the Peromyscus leucopus breed LL Stock chromosome 9, UCI_PerLeu_2.1, whole genome shotgun sequence genome encodes:
- the LOC114708747 gene encoding dehydrogenase/reductase SDR family member 2, mitochondrial-like: MLRAVAWAHRSLSHSSSGFSARMQSSGAARSGVLAERVAVLTGSTVGIGFAIARRLAKDGAHVVISSRKQQNVDRAVATLQEEGLSVTGTVCHVGKAEDRERLVAKALEHSGGVDFLVCNAGVNPLVGSTLGASEQVWDKILNVNVKAPALLLSQLLPHMEKRGNAAVILVSSISAYFPLVELGAYNVSKTALLGLTRTLALELAPKNIRVNCLVPGVIKTDFSKVLYSNKAVWNHLKESYQLQRQVGFVALVV; the protein is encoded by the exons ATGCTCCGAGCGGTAGCCTGGGCCCACCGGTCCCTGTCCCACTCAAGCAGTGGGTTCTCTGCGAGAATGCAGAGCAGTGGAGCAGCCCGGAGCGGAGTCCTGGCTGAGCGGGTGGCTGTGCTCACAGGGTCCACTGTCGG GATTGGCTTTGCCATCGCCCGACGGCTGGCCAAGGATGGAGCCCACGTGGTCATCAGCAGCCGGAAACAGCAGAATGTGGACCGAGCGGTGGCCAcgctgcaggaggaagggctgagtgtGACGGGCACTGTGTGCCATGTGGGGAAGGCTGAGGATCGGGAGCGGCTAGTGGCCAAG GCTCTGGAGCACTCTGGAGGTGTGGATTTCCTGGTGTGCAACGCTGGAGTCAACCCTCTGGTGGGGAGCACTCTGGGGGCCAGTGAACAGGTGTGGGACAAG ATCCTAAATGTGAATGTGAAGGCCCCAGCCCTGCTGCTGAGTCAGCTGCTGCCCCACATGGAGAAGAGAGG GAATGCTGCCGTCATCTTGGTCTCGTCCATCTCAGCTTATTTTCCACTTGTG GAGCTGGGTGCCTACAACGTCAGCAAAACAGCCCTGCTGGGTCTCACTAGGACACTGGCGTTGGAGTTGGCTCCCAAGAACATCCGGGTGAATTGTCTGGTTCCAGGAGTTATTAAGACTGACTTCAGCAAAGTG TTATATAGCAACAAGGCTGTCTGGAACCACTTAAAGGAGAGCTACCAGCTACAGAGGCAAGTGGGGTTTGTGGCTCTGGTGGTCTGA